From a region of the Brienomyrus brachyistius isolate T26 unplaced genomic scaffold, BBRACH_0.4 scaffold82, whole genome shotgun sequence genome:
- the LOC125726995 gene encoding myocyte-specific enhancer factor 2B-like — translation MGRKKIQISRILDQRNRQVTFTKRKFGLMKKAYELSVLCDCEIALIIFNSTNRLFQYASTDMDKVLLKYTEYSEPHESRTNADILETLRRKGLGLEGVEVYSEEGVPVPAGKYQQLEESVDLSVARQRYYPPPAPPPEGPYLLSENGFSAGNGPGPAPHRSPAFKPGSFKPGTPSPTGSHAHSSLGPPHTGIGYSVFSHGGLGRTLDMKTSPPLNLGCDGRRIESHAGLPCSRANLNGGRVLYQGGHAGNHMIPMGKAEYPYGGFTHPASLHRYAMSHWQPSPPQDTAHGMPSGGCSLPVPSSAPPPHLRSSLNLSIKSERASPEHSGSPATPPLHRVEHQSPISNHEEAGHAHPEAYPIMEREDVPKGGYLCQHGSARPTAEDKGGMPIRQLEIVDGWQR, via the exons ATGGGAAGGAAAAAAATTCAGATCTCTCGGATCCTGGACCAGCGGAATCGGCAG GTTACCTTCACCAAGCGAAAGTTCGGCCTGATGAAGAAGGCCTATGAGTTGAGCGTGCTGTGCGACTGCGAGATCGCCCTCATCATCTTCAACAGCACCAACCGCCTCTTTCAGTACGCCAGCACTGACATGGACAAGGTCCTACTGAAGTACACCGAGTACAGCGAGCCACACGAGAGCCGCACCAACGCCGACATCCTGGAG ACTCTGCGCAGGAAGGGCCTGGGGCTGGAAGGAGTGGAGGTCTACAGCGAGGAGGGTGTTCCAGTGCCGGCCGGGAAGTACCAGCAGCTTGAGGAGAGTGTGGACCTGTCTGTCGCACGCCAGCGTTACTAT CCGCCACCTGCTCCTCCCCCAGAAGGCCCGTATTTGCTTTCGGAGAACGGATTCTCGGCGGGAAACGGCCCGGGCCCCGCGCCGCACCGATCCCCTGCCTTTAAGCCTGGTTCCTTCAAACCAGGCACGCCAAGCCCGACGGGATCACATGCCCACTCATCTCTTGGGCCGCCGCACACAG GAATTGGCTACTCCGTGTTCTCACACGGTGGCCTGGGCAGAACTTTGGACATGAAGACTTCACCTCCGCTGAACCTGGGCTGTGACGGACGGCGCATCGAGTCGCACGCCGGTCTGCCTTGCAGCCGCGCCAACCTGAATGGCGGG AGAGTGCTGTATCAAGGCGGCCATGCTGGAAACCACATGATACCCATGGGGAAAGCAG AGTATCCCTACGGGGGTTTCACCCACCCTGCCAGTTTACACCGATATGCTATGAGCCACTGGCAGCCATCGCCCCCCCAGGACACTGCCCACGG GATGCCCAGTGGGGGGTGCTCCCTCCCAGTGCCCAGCTCCGCGCCACCCCCGCATCTGCGCTCCTCCCTCAACCTCAGCATCAAATCCGAGCGCGCCTCCCCCGAGCACTCAGGCTCCCCGGCCACTCCACCCCTCCATCGCGTCGAGCACCAGTCGCCTATCAGCAACCATGAGGAGGCCGGCCACGCCCACCCCGAGGCATACCCAATCATGGAGAGGGAGGATGTGCCGAAAGGAGGCTATTTGTGTCAACACGGCTCAGCCCGGCCCACGGCGGAGGACAAGGGCGGGATGCCGATTCGGCAGCTAGAGATAGTGGATGGGTGGCAGAGATAG